In the genome of Lathyrus oleraceus cultivar Zhongwan6 chromosome 4, CAAS_Psat_ZW6_1.0, whole genome shotgun sequence, the window cgaacgaattccttcagtctcagtgctagctgctacgaatgaagactttaagtgtgtgagagagagagaaacaaaattttatctaatgaaatgcttctgcacaagggttctatttatataaccacatgtgtgggctgcaagctaaaaagtccacttaagtatatgtggctcatatcttatggtataccgaaaatcacttaagtgtgtggtatcttaccatatttcgtattctacttaagtgcattaTACTTTACAATGTtatacaattcacttaagtgcaccgtaccaTACGACAttccttatttactttatctctcatcaatttgtccttttgtatgtgatcctgtaggttttggtgacattgacaattatattaaatcacatatttaatataataaacagttagcggtatctagcaacacatcactgctaccaaagacacgaaaatgtcatgtgatctgacaaatccctttttgtgataatacttatgtgtacaacttaccctttttctcttatgtctatattgaacacaagacataaatcgtgtcatccttgtccagttcaatattggacccttagacatttatcttgttacgcgggatggacaaattccatctaggttactcatgtcccttaacatgcttcatggagtatccatccactgtctttatggtcatctagttatGGACAATGTTCGATCAGCAATAAAccactcgactctacatctaggatccatagtggtttcaggtcgaaggatgatatacaccactatcaccatgagaataacttatgacactttgtataacattctatgtagtattctcatagcgggtcaatctagtataaatattactcctaatattcatacctatgtttaagacttgataactccttatccatgacccatgagatgtgatcatcagtctatatacataatagtcttaattctttaatgttatcccacttctcaataaagctcgactacggatactttaagaatagtgttcttatgtttaatgggatctcatgatcaagtcacacttgatacattgaacggactagttattctagggactttattaaacaaacataataaagaaaaaagtcttttattattaataaataattcgatacaagtaccaaaagtattggcctctagggcttacaccaacacccTGAACAAATGATGTGTTTCAAGGCAGATATATGTTGTATTTTCAGATCATGCATAAACAAACATATTTGTTGCATAACATAAGTGATATCGGGTTTTGTAAAAGTCAAATATGAAAGTGCTCCAACAATACTCGATACTCAATGGGACCATCATATAGATTTTCAGAATATCCACTTAGCTTGTGTGTCCACCGGTGTAGCATATGGTTCAGAAGAAGATATACTTGTACGTCAAATAATTTCCTCGACATATTTCTTTTATGATAGAAAAAGACCTTGTGGGTGTTTAGTAACACCAATATCGAGAAAGTAGCTAATAAAGCCTAAATCCTTCATAGAAAATTCAGAGTTGAGTTTAGTCATGACGAATTGATGAATGGAATATGAGAAGGTATCTAAAATGATGTCATCATAAGGATATAAGTTATATCATTACCTTGACGATAGATGAATAAACAATGATTGGAGATGATGTGAGAGAAACCCAAGGTAGCAACATATTTAGTAAACTAATTATACTAAGCATGAGGTGCTTGCTTAAGTCTATATGGTGACTTTCTGAGCAAACATGCATAATCAGGATGTTAAGGATTGCACAAACCTGGTGGTTGATGCATGTAGACATTTCCATAAAGATTACCATGCAAAAATACGTTCTTGAAATTTAATTGATAATGACACCATGATTTTGATAAAGAAACATTGAGTATCATCCGAATAGTGGCTGGTTTTACTACGGGACAGAAAGTCTTACAACAATCGATACCATTTTATTGTTTGGTACCATCACATACAAGGTGAGCCTTATACCTATCAAAGGACCCATTATAAAGGAGACAtcgtatttgagcatgttgatagcaaaaatcaacttacggatatctttacaaaacctcTTGCGACCGAATCGTTTTTCAACATTTGAAGGGAATTGGGGATACTTGATATCTCAAATCTTGCTTAAATATGAATTATTGCATGCACGTTATATACTTTTGCTCTAACTTTCCTTGGAAGTTCAATCACATCAAATTGCATCCTTCATCAATTCATAAGAGAGGTAACATTgttccattttttatttttcccTTTTGTAAGTAGGCTTTTACTTTTGCATGTTGCTTAATGTTCCAAAATGATTAATATTCTTGATGTATGAAATAATTCATAAACATTCACTTCCAAAAACATTTATTGATGTATGTCAACttatatgcttatagtgacttTGTGTCATTCTTTATTCATGCTTGAAATATGCTCTTGGTGCATTGGCTTGTTATTTGCATGAAATATGGTTGAACATATTATAATGTTAGCAAAATTCTTGTTGTGTGTCATTACTATGATAACATCTCTATTTTTTGGTTTGAGTGGTGGTAAATCTATATATCGCTTTTCTAGAGCACATGTGTGTATCATTTTGGGAGCACCAAAGGCATGTGTCACGTAATCGTGACACTTTTGTAGCAACTCAAGCATTTTTTATTACATTGTATCATTTATCTTTCATGTTGGTGTTATGTTATTTGGCATAAGTTGTGGCAACCATGTTATATTGTTGATTTATATGGTTTTATTTATGTTTAGGCATTTTTTCAAGATGAAAATCATTCTATGTGAGTTCTATCGTATTGATGTCTTATCTTTGCAAACTGCCTCTGTGTGTTATATTAGTTTATGTGTGATTTAAGATACTTCTCATGGGTTGCTTCGTTTATTTTTTTTGTTGTCAAATGGGGAGAAGCAAGATGAAGTTGTGATGCATATATTTAAGGGGAGTCTTTCACTGAAAACATGAAAGGCATTGTCTCAGGTttttccatcataaaaaaggaagagtatgtgagtgcaacttcttttagatgtattttgcatgatgtcaaaactaggatactttagcgttaatGTGTATTGGACAGTACCCTCTGATTCTATATGTGCgtcttagcattaggaagcataaaagcATTTGGAAACAAGTTGGAAAAGGTCTCATGCataaaaaatgcatgaaaaataatttttGTGATAAAATTGCATTATAGATCGGCACGTACGACTACAGATCGACCTATAGAATTCTTTTTCTGTTATAGGTCGACACATCCATTTCATAAGTCGACACCCATGCTGCATTATTAAAGCCTATAGGTTTTGTTCCATGTGCCGCCtcttcaggtcgacacataggcAGCACATAACCTTCACAGATCGACGCGTGCCCTTATATAGGTTGCCTATGCATCGAACAGGTCGGCACATGACTTTCATAGGTCGATTTATGTAACAAAAGTTTCcaaattttcacaattttttCATATCTTTGGCATTCCTTTTGCCTCCaaacatgcatgcatataaatacttcatacatgtATCATTTACTAGTAAGGTTTCTAGTGAGTAAAACCTATATGAAATCAGAATTTTGAAacattctcatcatcttcaatctctcttctatgcatacacacaatcaaactacacatagtcattttttgattgggtgccatctagattaaggttgataacgtccaatttaggttgatTGTACCATAATATTAGGTTGAGAACTTTGGGGATTTCAAATCAGAAAATCAAGGTGGGGTTTTCCTTCGAGATCTTTAGAGTTTAAtggttttggacaagattacaCAATTGGATCCGACCGAGTGAAGTCTTTGAAGAACGAGAGGTTCTTGAAAAACGAGTAGCGTGGGACGGTGGATCACATTGGTAAGTCTTGGGTTTCAGCAAGTGTGCGCTTGGAATTAATTCGaccgagtgaaagctttgaagaacaagggGTTTCATTCAAAGAAGTAGTGTGAAACAGTAAATTGAAAGGGCATTGTTGTTTACTTGGtcaatctttgatcaagggaagagaaggTGGTAGAATCAACATCAAGCCTAGGGTTTGTAGGGTTAGATTGTTACATCTCTCTTGTATTCATACATTTTCAAAGTAAGATATATTACAGTATCTCAATTCACATTCGAATTGAGGACAAACGTACCCATAACGAGGTCGATCGGGGAACTTCCTAAATAAATtcttgtgtactctctctctctctctctctctctctctctctctatatatatatatatatatatatatatatatatatatatatatatatatatatatatatatatcttttatttTCGGTTTGCAAATTATCGATTGCATTGATCGTTTGATCAATtttgtttggatcataatttttAACATATTTTAAAATTGGTGTTGTTGTGTAGATCAGAAACCATTGGGTTGTGGTTGGATTTTTAGAATAACAATACCATATAGAATTTCAAACATTATTGATCGCACACTAAGTGTTCGATAAATTGCTTCACTTGATTTTTTGTGTGAATTTCCATTGGAGATAGACTTTCCGTATTACTTTGCATTCAACTAGTTGTGATTAGCTGTTGTTGATATATTTGTGAATCATTATCATACCGTTGTCGATAATACGCATATCCGAGCGTTTTGATAGCGagttcggttagacgatttttgatCCGGGATATTTGCAACTTGCTTTCACGTCATAAATGTTTCAAACTATTTTTTTTGTCAAGTTTTTAACTCGGGATATATTCACTCCCCCTTTAGATCTAGACTTATCGTCTAACAAATATGTTTAGGTTCATAAGAACCAATGTTAGTCTTATCAGGTAGTGTTGATATGTTTAGGTTTGCAAACACAAGTGTTAGACTTAATCGACAATGTTTGATATGCTTAGGTTCACAAGAACCAGTGTTAGCCTTAAATGGCAATGTTTGATATGTTTAGGTTCAAAAGAACCAGCGTTAGCCTTATCAAACAGTGTTAATATGTTTAGGTTCACAATAACCAGTGTTAGTCTTAACCAACAGTGTTGATAACTGGCGTATGAGGTTCGAATGGAGAATTGCATTTACTTGTGACATCATGCATCATGTATATCAGAGCTAGCTTCAGACTTTGGTTCAATATTTAGGACTTCGGTCAAGTGTTTAAGACTTTGGTCCAGTGTTTAGAATCACTCAGTAACATACCTCTGATATCCAATGATTGACACCACATGCATGAGAGTAAAGAAAATAAGCATTGCATAATTAATTGTCTTTGTTGCGAATTGTATATCTGTGTTGACTATAAATGATGTTGTATACTATCCTTGTTATTTTTACACCATTTAATTTATTaaatgtattctcaccccttctTGCATCCATGTTTCCACCTATGTACCTTTATGCAAATATTTCTCAGGTTGAGACTGAGGAGTGATAGTTGTGTTTTATGAGAGATAGCGTAGTTAACCTCTTCAATTTGTTTTACTTCTATTTTATATTCTCGTCGGACCTTTGTCGACTATTAGTATTATTCCGAATTTTACTTTGATATTGTAACATCGGATTGAGAATACTTTACTTAAAtatttgtttttaaattaaattacTATATCATGTTTTAAATTTTAAATTCTACTTTTAGAATAAACATTGAATGTGTTTCTTAATGTTTTTCACaatattttataaattattaTCTAGATATAGAGTATTACAAACTTTATTTATAATTGATTTATTGAGATCAATTTGAACACATACAAGTGAATCTTCCTCTCCAAAGAATCAATGTATTATTATCTGACTTTAACACGCGTGCACCAACCTTGGATCTCGTCTAATTTCAAAAAGTGAGCTCAACTccaattttatttaaatttaattttaCAAGTGATTTAATACGATATGTATacctaaaaagataaaatcaaacGATTTAGTGAATTAATAATCGATTTTAAAAACCATGACAAGGAGGATTCTTATTTAGAGAATGATTCCTAAAATTGGACTTAATACAGCACTTTTATGCAATCACACCTTGATAACATCAGTTCAATTTTTAATCgaataaaaaaaatgatttatttttattaaattatttcAAAAATACCAATCTTAAGAATTATGAGTTCTCCATGACTGTGTGAACTATGAATGCAACATATTGCCGACTGCCGTCAATCCACATCCATGATTCCTATGTGTGGAGTCACACTTATCTccaattttaaaaaattaataatcGAATTTAATGATATAAATAAATTGATAATCTAATGAATTAGTTTCTGTTTTTACCATCCTTTTTCCTTTTCATGAAAAATAATAATCTAATTAAATAGGCATAAACTTTTATTGATATAAATAACAATAATAGTAGTATAAAACACAGTACATTACAGAAGAACGATGCAATAAGATAAGCGCAACATAATTATAATTTAAGCATGTACAGGTTTAAAAGAAGTGAGGTTTCGGGAGTGAAGCCATAACTTCTCCCACACAACAGCTTCATAGATCTTCGAAACCGAACCTTCGCCGGCCGAGAGTGTGAGGCGGTAGTTAGTCCCTGCAACAACCTGAGATTCACCTTTGATTACCTTCTTAAACTCGAGCTTCGCACCGCTTCGCTTGTCGTACTGAGTGACGGCGAAATTGGCGATCTCGATGACGTGAGGATCGTTGATGTTTGTGATGGGGCTATAACCACCAATCGGATATTGCTTCCTTGCTGTAGCCGCAGAGGCCATTAGAAGAACTGTGAgaagaattagggtttggagtTTCATGACTGTTACTTTTTCAAGCTTTGGAAATGGTTAAGCTTTAGCCAGTTTGTTGTTGTTTATATATTGATTGATTTGATAGATTGCTTGTGGAAACAAGTAAGTTATTTAATGATGAAAGTGACTTGCCACGTCATTGTAATTCGGATTGCCCCTTAAAGATGTGCCTTGCTGTAGCCCACGGATGGAAAGCATTTTGATTTTGAATATTAGATAACCAACTAACCAGAGGAAAACAATGGAAAATGGAAATTTGGTGGGATGGATCTATTGATTTTTTTATCtaaataattaattttttcaaataaatatgcaaattaatgattttttaaaataattttatttttaatttaaagactaaaataatcaaaattttaaattaattaacAAAATAATCATATTTCACTACTGATGCGTTAATTGAACTGACGCATCCAATTACCATTCAAATGAGGCGTCCAAACATCTGGCGCATATTCGCAATGCTAATGGGGTTAGGCACCCATGCATCGGGCGTATGCATACATTACATCAGTGTATGTGTCAATGCATGTGGTGCATGcactttttattttttatttttaaattttaagttttataattatgattaattaaattaaatatttaaattaaaaattatattataaaGTAAAAATACATAAAATTGACAAAAAAATCAATGACTCGCCCGATCGAAACGCCCCATATTCCACATCCAGGTGCAATGATGACTAATGTGAAAGTTTGGTGGAAGGTCTAGCGGTATTTAATAGACTTGTCATCATTTGTCCCCAATAGCCGAAGGATTGTCGCCAACAATACTTCCGTAATTGAGTTCAGTGGCCATGTTGTCGTAGTTTGATTGTTGTGGCTGAGTGGATTGTGGACGGTATGGTTGCCCGAATTGaacattgaatcgttttggaaacgaaaCAATGGTTCATGTGGTGTActaaagtcaaacaatggttgggtgttgtgGCGATGGGATGTTTAGGTGTTCATTTGGTGGGGGCTACGATGGCATGACGTTGAATCGTATGAATCGTCTAGGCTATAAACTGTTAGGGTGGTTGCGTATGGTTGTTAGTGgttagggtttgattcttggtttcgattttgggtgtgtggcatgaattggttgtgaggttgggtgtatatggtagggtgatggtaTGAGGTTTGTCGTTAGGTTTGGGTGGGTTAACAATGTTCTTGGACGGGGAtttgttgttgggcgtatgatgacgaagctcgtTTTCCTAAAATAACCCATTTTCGAATACAAAAGATATTTTTACATAAATGAGacgtcaatccaattggcacATGTGTACAACATATAAAAGGAGACGTCAATTCAATTGACAATCGTGTACAAACATATATGAGAGAGAATACATCCTCTCTCCTACCTATTTGTACACTGtcgtcaattggattgacgcATCCTTTTGTGTGTTGTACATGGGCGCCAATTCGATTGGTGCGCCAATTGACGCCTCCTTTATTTTGATATTTGAAAGTGAGTCAATTTAGAAAATAGGTGAAAAAGTGGGTTGTTttagatatttattttaaaaactgGATTATTTGAATAAAAATTTCGGATCCATGAGCTACATTTTTGCCTAACTTGTTTTGAAAGAGCATAAATTAAAGAATCAAAAGTAACATTTTATTATTGAAAAACTTAGTaaattttgattttcaaaactttaATATAAATTTTTAAGACAAACATTTTTAGTTTGAGTTGTTTACTACTAGTGTCTTTGAATTGATGATGAACACaattgattttaataaaattgattttgattttaacACAATTGaatttaataaaattaatttataatttattacATTTACGTAAAAGTGAGTTGAACAACAAATTATAATATAAAAGTCACGTTTAAAATCAGAAGTTACAAATTCTAATTATAAATAAAATCATAATCAATATTATTTTAGAAGAACCAATTCTACTCTCTAAAATCTTTAAAAAGTCAAACCAAATATAATATCTCTTTCATAAGAGACCAAGTAAACATTATCAGTTTTTTCTataatatttaataaatattattatttttaaaaaaaataatttataattttaattttctattttctattttattatatattaaaagatgaataaataaaatattataaattcAAAAGTGTATTTTCTGAAATACACAACTATTAAATAAACTAATTTAACGAGGTTTTGTTTTATtataatataatatttaaatCTTTAATATATCACTTTATGCATTTATATCTTTTTATAACAAATAGTTTTAGATagttttaaaaaaacaaattttttACTTAAATAATTTAGttcttttaaaaaaattataaaataattcatattttaaattatttctcTTTCAAAAAAAACTCGTCAAAGCATTGGTGGCAGGTCAATTGGCGACTGCACTCAAATTTTAAGAAGagacgtcaattggattgacttCTGCGTCTAGTGTTGTCAATCCAATCGGTGTCTGTGTGTAGTTTTATAGTGCTGATGCGAATTGGCTTGACACTAGTGTGTGTTgtgtttttttttaataataattgTCAGTTTATATAAAAGTTAAAATCGacaatattaatattaatattagGTTACGTTTATATACGAAAATAAAAAATACTAATATCGTTGACAGGGATGACTTAACCGACCACTAGTTCCACATTCCCTAGCTACCCTAACGCGTGACCCTACCCCACGTTGTTGATTCACCCTaggtgtttgaggatttgaggaCTCAGGAACTCCACCACCACCTACAACAGATTCCCTAAGAAGTTCAGTCAATTCCATGAAGTCTTGTGTATGCATTGAAGCGTTACCGCAATAGTTGAGTTCGTCACCCATGCTAGAGTAGTTAGGGTGTGTTTGGGTTATTGGGGTGATCGGGACGACTGAAGGGAAACATTGGTGTGAATGATTTGTTGAGGAAAGGTTGAAATGGTTGTCGTGGTATTTGGTAGTCATCTGGTTGTTGCAagttttggttttgtgatgtttgagcTTCTTGACTATAGTAGGAGGGACAATAGGTGTTAAAAGATCATTGAGTGTTTGGCTATGGTGGCTATGGTATGGTGATGTGTTAGGGGCATATCGATGTTGGGTTTCTTGATAATGATCAtcttgttggtggtggtacggggtatcctcttggtattgtggttgggtgtttgacatgttaaggtcatgagtttgtttgtttgttttcgATCATTTTGTTGGATATGGGGATTGTGAGTAACCGGTCTGGTAATTTGTggggggttagatgttgaaccttcttgtgtgtaagtgacttggcgtgggtcgtataggtacatatcctcggcgagAAACTCAAATCCAACggatctgtaccaagccatataattacgatTTGGTTTTTCTTCGGTTGGCATCACAACATCACTTAAGACAGGGTCATGTCGGTGTTTCCATTTTCGACACTCAGATTTAGCGAAGTCTTGCCaagggttaaagttccattggtcgttaatgtaacacccttctacccaaacgacatttttaaatagattatcagagtacaacatgtagaagagtttacatttcttacaacataacacttattacattacaacataaaacatattatttaatatttaaaacttcgcagcggacaacaacaccaatattatcattcatcatataacaattcataataatgtttcaacattatctcaacaaagcatctcaacatgttagtcatcataaacaacgtaaataataatcaattatctatcgaatcccataaccccggtgtcacatgaccagagcatttgactcgactctgtagaataactctacacttattcttcaaacctcaacaatagctactcctctttatctgcacattgctcatcatagatgaacataaacacatgcagaaggggtgagaattacattattaaataataatataacgacagaaatataaacataattatatttcacatataccaacacagctcatcataatcatcataatcaacatattcatgaacatcaacaaaacaacatatcaaatgcaatgcacacacccatgcatgactcaacacgactcggtatacccattttgtgaccaactacaggatcaccactcccagattcaccaccatagaatccgagttccccgcaaggaaccaagcctctcaacaagcccggagtcaacaacatcattggaactcagtccgttcatcactaggcatcggcctttcatgaatgcatgcacaccaagcatgcatcataatcaacatagcaacaacagcatcatatagtcatgttatcatcatcattaacacattctatcacaaaagcatatcacatcatgccacataatcaaacacagtattatcacactctactaatatctataccactcaaagcaacgggaaatgatcccttgtataccatgcatcagctaagttacctcgctcagcctaaacaaccaaaaactgcacaacaacagcccaggaaagaccacagtctgcccatacgcgtattgcctatgcccatacgcgtattgcccacgcctgaccaaatccatacgcgtatcacattcccatacgcgtaccaacagagaccaaaacacgttcaaaacatcatcttcctcatccatacgcgtattgcctagcgccatacgcgtaccagccatctcatacgcgtattgcctagtgccatacgcgtatgaccagaaaccagatttccagatctgcaatggctttttctgctacgagatctatccaaattcatccttccacagtctAAATTTCACACAAcatcactcatatcatctaatacaaacagttccctattcgatttcacaaatcctaacatcattacatataatttctacgaattccttcgattaaaatcccaatttcgttcatccaatatttcaccattttcagcatattattgtttaataaggttcagaccccttacctctttggattgaaggaagttctgagcaatctttggccttttcttcttccttctctttctcttcagcgtttctccccctttctctgactctgaggcaaaacacgtgaaacaacctgagtcctcactttggcctcttttatccaatttccacttttacccttccactcttcatattccatttattttatttatttaattattattaaaataaataacatctataataataataaaaataatccaataattcaaaattatttaattaaattaataaaataatattaactcaattaaataattctcttactttaatcggggtgttacaactctcccccactaaaagagttttcgtcctcgaaaacatacctcaagcaaatagagccggatacgactccttcatctgatcttcacgctcccaagtcaagctctcaccagctggacctccccaaacaactttcactagagcaatcttcttacctctcagggtcttctcttctcggtcatctatccgaattggcaacacctcaacggtcaaattatccctcacctggatatcatccaactgaacaacatgcgaaggatccgcaatatactttcttaactgagatacatgaaacacatcatgcagattagaaagcgacggcggtaaagctatccgatacgccacttccccaactctcttcaaaatctgatacggacccacaaacctcggagtaagctttttagactttaaagctctacccacacctgtcgtcggagtaactctcaagaacacatgatctccctcttggaactcaagtgcctttctcctcttatcatgataactcttctgacgactctgagaaatcttcattttctcctgaatcatcttaaccctttcagtcgtctgctgcacaatctcaggtccgagtacaacactctcacctgattcataccaacacaatggagttctacacctcctaccatacaatgcttcatatggagccataccgatactagcatgaaaactattattataagtaaactccaccaacgacaaataactatcccaagaaccaccctgctccaacacacaagctctcaacaaatcctccaaggattggatggttctttcagtctgaccatcagtctgaggatgataagctgaactcaacctcaacttagtccccaacgctttctgcaaactttcccaaaatctagaagtaaatctgggatctctatcagacacaatactggatggaataccatgcagcctcactatctcctcaatatacaactctgccaacctctctaaagagtgattaatcttcatcggcaagaaatgcgccgacttagtcaatcgatccacaatcacccaaatagaatcattacctttcatcgtcctcggcaatcccgtcacaaaatccatggaaatgctatcccacttccattcaggaatcttcaaaggttgcatcatacctgccggtttctgatgttcaatctttgacttctgacaagtcaaacaggcatacacaaacttagcaacatctctcttcataccagcccaccaaaacaacttcttcaaatcgtgatacattttagttgcacctggatgaatactcaatccactcctatgaccctcttcaagaatactctttttcaattc includes:
- the LOC127138308 gene encoding cysteine proteinase inhibitor 5; this encodes MKLQTLILLTVLLMASAATARKQYPIGGYSPITNINDPHVIEIANFAVTQYDKRSGAKLEFKKVIKGESQVVAGTNYRLTLSAGEGSVSKIYEAVVWEKLWLHSRNLTSFKPVHA